agagccaggctgagTGAAGGAGGGGGATcaggggagggagctgggggtctCACAGACCCCCCCATCTCATTCCCACAGTCCTGCACGCCCCGCTGGCAAACCTGCATCTCCAACACAGATGACACACTGGGCTTTGCCCTGGGCTCCCTCTTCGTCAAAGCCACCTTCGACCGGGACAGCAAGGCCATTGTGAGGATACTTCTGTCCCCGTGCCCTCCCCATCACTGTCTGTGGGAaccccccttcccacccccaacccccaggGCTGGAAGGCGGGGAGCCAGGAAGTGGGACCCCCAGCTCCGGGGAGGTCACATCCTGCCCACCTGGTCCATGCCTGAGGGGCTGTGGCGGGGGGGTGGGCTTTAttccctccccaggctgaggaGATGATCAGCGAGATCCGGGCAGCCTTTGAGGTGTCCCTGGACCAACTGGACTGGATGGATGAGAAGACCAGGCAGGCTGCAAAGGAGAAGGTGACCCCAGAGAGGGCAGTGGGTGGGAGACCTCCCCCTGTCCCAGTAAGCCTCTCCAACCCCATCTCACTGCTGGGGCCTCTCCCCATGCAGGCGGATGCCATCTATGACATGATCGGCTTCCCTGATTTCATTCTGGACAACAAGGAGCTGGACGATGTCTATGATGGGGTAGGGGGGCACCCGGCTCATGAGAAGGGGGTCTGGTCCCTGCTCATGCCAAGCCCTGGGGGCCCTCATGGTGGGGTGATGTCCCTCTTTGAGGGACCCATTTGGGATGGGGCATTAAGAGGAGCCaccccagcactgagcacatCCTAACCAGGGTTGGGGGAACCACCCCTGTGGACCCCTCCTcatccctcctcttcctcaccagTATGAGGTCTCGGAGGACTCCTTCTTCCAGAACATGCTCAACTTCTACAACTTCTCTGCCAAAGTGATGGCCGACCAGCTCCGGAAACCTCCCAACCGTGACCAGTAAGGGGGAGGgtgtgggagggcaggggatgTGACACTGGCATGCTGTCACAGCACCATCCCCAGCATGGCCTGGGTGGCTCTGGTTCACTGGAAGGTCCTCCTCATGGGGTGGCACAGCACTGTAGGTCACCCATGGTGGCTCTGGCTTGTACCCCGGACAGGGTCCCTTGGTCATGGGGAGGAGGCAAAAGTGCCAgtcccaggcagggcagcacaggggaccATGGTGGGAGACAGCACAGGAGGgtgctggggttggggggagaggggacacatccctgcctgtcccctgtcccacctccctgccccaggtGGAGCATGACCCCGCAGACTGTCAATGCCTACTACCTCCCCACCAAGAATGGGATCGTCTTCCCTGCTGGCATCCTGCAGGCTCCCTTCTACGCCCGCAACCACCCCAAGTGAGCCTGGCATGGGGATAGGGGGCAATCTTCTAGGGGTGGGGGGGCACGGGCTGGATCAGGGCCAGCACCCCACAGAGCCCTCTACAATCGTGAAGCAAAGCCCTGCGGGGCTTCGTGGTCCCTCAAGGCTTTACAACCTGCAGCCAAGACAGCCTGCAAAGTCCCTGTGGGGCCACCAGTGTTCCTGGCAGGACTCACTGCCAGCTGGGTGCCAACTGGAGCAGTCTTGCCAGGTGCCCAGACACAGATGGGGTGCCTGGGCCATGGGCAGGCTGCAACGCTACCACCCTGCTGCACTTACCTGTTTCTCTCCCGTGGCCCCACAGAGCCCTTAATTTCGGTGGGATCGGCGTGGTGATGGGGCATGAGCTGACCCATGCGTTTGATGACCAAGGTGAGAGCCCATAGGCAGCGCTGGCCCCGATCCCCACCACCTTCCTGTCCccttccagccccctgccctcagcgtggggagggggtgccACGGGCACACAGGGGTCCCGCTTTGCCATTCATTGCATCATGCGTGCTCGTGCTCCCCTGGCCACCCCCACCTTCTATCGTCCTGTCTCCCCAGGTGGCACCTGCCGATACCTCCCCTCGGCTTCTCTGTGCAGCTTTCGCTCCATCTGCTTGGTGAGAACACGGTGTCtgcagccccggccccctcctcatcctcctccctgtGGGGTGCAGAGCGGGTCCCTCTTGCATCCACTCTGCTTTGCGCCTTCACTGCAGTCCTGGAGCTGAGATGGGGTCAATGGGGGAATATGGGATGACAAATCCATCTTGGGACAGTGGGGATGCAGCAGGGGATGGCTGGGGACCCAAGCGCATAGCTGAGTCCCAGCCAGagcctgcccagagcaggggcTAGGGGGCATCATCTTCCCTGGGCATGGACCCAAGGTGCCAGGTTCCCGGTGTCCCCTGGGGTTGTCCACACTGCACCCCACCCTGCTTTGGGACCCCCTGCAGCGGGGGCTCTGTAGAGGACCGGTGTCCCCCGGTCCCATCGCACGGCTCGGTCCCACAGGGCGGGAGTATGACAAGGAAGGCAACCTGCGGCCATGGTGGCAGAACTCCTCCCTGGAGGCCTTCAAGAACCGGACGGCATGCATGATGGAGCAGTACGGCCGCTACACTGTCCACCATGAGAAGGTCAATGGCCGGCAGACGCTGGGCGAGAACATCGCTGACAATGGCGGGCTGAAGGCAGCCTACAATGTGAGTGCCACTGTCTTGAGGGGACATGGACCCCTGTGCCTGTCTGTCCCTCTCTGGGACTTCAGAGTGCCTCTCCCGCAGGCATACAAATCCTGGCTGCAGAAAAACGGGGAGGAGAAgcgcctgccagccctggggctcaCCAACCACCAGCTCTTCTTCGTGGGCTTTGCGCAGGTATGGTGGGTTCACCATCCCTCCCCTGGCCCCTCGGAGACACCCCACATCCCCCTATCCTGCCTGGGGGGGAAGCTCTGCCTCTGTCCCTGAGGCTGCTCCCGCTCCATCAGGTGTGGTGCTCTGTCCGGACGCCTGAGAGCTCCCATGAAGGGCTGGTGACCGACCCCCACAGCCCCGACAAGTATCGTGTCATCGGCACCCTCAGCAACTCCCAGGACTTTGTCGAACATTTTGGCTGCCCCCTGGGCTCCCCCATGAACCCCGGCAAGCACTGTGAGGTCTGGTAGGGACggggagggtgctggggacaACGGGGATGATGCTCTGCTGTGccccgccccccagccctcaccGGCTGCCGGAGCTGGCCCACGGGCAGAGCGGGGCCACCCTCTGGGTCCCCCTCCGTCGTGGTCCCCCCCTGTGCACACACTGCACACTTCCTCGCCCCACCactgcccctctccccagcacaaTTGGCCCCACAGCGGgcacccaccgcagcccccatCCACAGCCTGGGGCCGGGCACGGCTGGCAGAGAAGCCGTAGCACCCCCAAAACGCAgctctgccccccagccctgatGTCCTAGAGACGGGCACAGCCCAGTCCCCGGAGCGCTGTGTCCACCCCTGGGGCGGGCAGGTCCGAGTGGTCCCAGGGAGAGCACTAGAGCCGAGCCCTCCGGCCCCCCAGAGATGGAGGCTGGGGGCTACCGGGCTCTTCTCCGCCCTTGCCCCCCCACCGATCCGGCTTGGCTTCCCCATCCACCTCTGCTGGGAGCagcgggcggcagcgggggcTCTGGTGCCTTCAGCTGTGGGTGGCTGTCGCTAaatttatttaacaaataaaagcagtttcCACTTACTCCGGGAGCTGCGGGTCCTTCACGCTGTCGGGGTGGGGGAGATGGGATCTGGAGCAGAGGCCGAGTCAGAACCcgggggacatgggggacacGGGGCACcccaaggggggggggggggggggggcagccacCGGGGGAGGCCGTGCTGCCGGCTGCGGGGTGCGGGGGGGCAccgggggcggctgcgggcaggcaggagccgggccggggcaggccCAGGGCCACGGCCCAGCCCCAGCGCGGCGGGGTGCCCCCGGTGCAAAGGCCAGCCGAGGGGtcccaccgcccccccccaggCAGGGATGACAGCGCGGGTGACCCCATCCTGCCCCGGGGCCAGGCCGCGGGCGAGCCCCCGCTGCGGAGCGCCTGGGACCTGCCCGGTCCCGCAGCCCTGCACCCCGCCGTTGAACCGGGACCCGCCAGCCCGGGGGGGCTCGGccacgggggggggggaaggggcggaGGTGTGGGCGCAAAGGCCGCCGGGAGTCGTAGTCCTGCCGGGGCGAGCGCAAGGCCCGACGGGAGCTGTAGTTCGGCGCGAGGGACGCTGGGGGTTGTAGTTCCGGAcaccgccgcgccgccgccgctcagCGGGTTCCGCACTCCATTTCCCAGCAGGCAGCGCGGCGGGCCAGGGTCCGGGCCTGGGCGCCTCCGGCCtcggggggcacgggggggcagcggggccggccAGCGTGAGAGGtagcggcggggccgggccggccctGAAGGGGCCGCGGCCGAGCCGGGAGCtggggccgggccaggccggggggggccgggcccggACTGGGGGGGCCGGGCAGGGTGGGACCCTGTGGGCAGGGCCCAGACTGTGTCGCGGGGCTGGGTCGCGGGGCGATCCTGGGTGCAGAGCAAGGCGGGCACCTCTGGGCCCAGACTGGGCCAGGGGTGCTCGGTCGGGCCAGGGCTGCCGGGCACCTGTGGGTGCTGGAGCTGAACTGCTCCAGGCTGGGGCCACTGGCAGGCTTGGCCCTGACAGGAGCAGTGGGAAGTCGGtcccctggggacagggggCACTGGGACATCCCTGCCTCTGGGCCAACACAGCCCCATCCCCCAGCCAACAGGCTCACCTTGCAGGCATACTGCCCGAGCCTGGCACCATGGATTCACCACCCATCACGCCTGGGGAGCTGCTATGTCTGGGCTCCAGCCTCGCCTTCTCCGGCCTCTGCTACTACCTGTACAGGAAGAAAGCCAGAGTTGTGGCACGCATACAGGTAGCCCTGTCCCTCAGGTGCTCCTTTTTGCCCGCTGTCCCCTTCCCCCGCTGCCCTACACTGCCTGGACCATAGCCTTTGATTTGGGTGCACCTCGCTgatggctgcagcctgctgcatCCTCTGCTGATGTCACGAtgcccagggccaggcagaTCATATCCTGCCAGAGATCCCCACACACCCATGCATGACCCAGACCATCTCCCGCAGCCTGTGTTCACGCTTAGCCCATGCTCTTCCAGGAGGCCCCAAAACTCCAGGTTGATGACGATTTACCAGCACTGGTGTCTGCGGCTGATGGGAGGTGCCTGCCTTACGTTGCCCTGGAAGGTAAGGAGACCCTGTAGCCCCACACCAGGGGAAGGGGCCGGGCTCTTCTCTTTTGCCTGTGATGCATCCCCCTTGGTCCTCAGGCATAGTGCTGCCAGCCAAGGGCTGCGCTGACCAGCCATTACCatgaggggctgcagggcgTGATTCAGAAACTGCTTCTAAAAGAGCATCGGCTGATCTGGAACAGTTTGGCCCGTAGCTGGTGAGCAATTGGAGGTGACAGCAGGGGTGGGCTTGCACCAGTGGGTCCAGACCCCCATCCCCTGGGGCCACTTGGGTGGCAGAAAGCAGCTCAGTTAAAAGCTGTAGTCCCTACCCTTGGCTCAGCCCCAGGAGCTCAGGGTTCCTCTGTGTTGTCTGCATCCCAGCACTGCACTCTCTGCTTGCAGGAGTGAAAGCGAGCGGGTGCTCTCAGAGCAGGTCTACACTGTCCCCCTTCTTGCTGGCCTCACCGTACACTGAGGCGGTGACACAGGTGAGTGTGGAGAGCCCACTCCGAGCTGTCTGCCTGCCGCTGGAGACAGTGTATGAGCGGTTCCAGCAGCCGGCCCACGGCTTCCGCGACCTACTGGGCCAGTACTTGAGCGGAGAGAAGCCCAAGGGCATCTTGGAGACAGAGGACATGCTGCGGGTGGGGGCCGGGCTGACGGGCATTGGGGAGCTGGCCCTACACCCCGACGGCTCCCTGCACCTCCAGCCACCGGCCCAGGGGGGCGAGTATTTCCTGTGCTTGGGGGACTGGCAGACGGTACTGGCAGAGATGGAGTCGGCCAGTGGGCTCTGGAAGGGGGTGGCCATGCTGTGTGCCGCAGCGGGCCTGGCTGTCCTCCTGCACGCCCTGTGCCGTGCCTACCGCCGTGCCCGCCTCAAGCAGCAGCCTGAGGACAAGGAGCTGGAtgaggaggaggctg
This genomic stretch from Falco biarmicus isolate bFalBia1 chromosome 13, bFalBia1.pri, whole genome shotgun sequence harbors:
- the LOC130157903 gene encoding LOW QUALITY PROTEIN: mitochondrial ubiquitin ligase activator of nfkb 1-A-like (The sequence of the model RefSeq protein was modified relative to this genomic sequence to represent the inferred CDS: deleted 2 bases in 2 codons); this encodes MDSPPITPGELLCLGSSLAFSGLCYYLYRKKARVVARIQEAPKLQVDDDLPALVSAADGRCLPYVALEGIVLPAKAALTSHYHEGLQGVIQKLLLKEHRLIWNSLARSWSESERVLSEQVYTVPFLLASPYTEAVTQVSVESPLRAVCLPLETVYERFQQPAHGFRDLLGQYLSGEKPKGILETEDMLRVGAGLTGIGELALHPDGSLHLQPPAQGGEYFLCLGDWQTVLAEMESASGLWKGVAMLCAAAGLAVLLHALCRAYRRARLKQQPEDKELDEEEAGDWGPEDSCVICLTRPRDCVLLGCGHICCCFRCFQALPARLCPICRGPTDRVVPLYQA